CCAGACATCAACATTTCGATTACTGGAAATATTATCCGAGAACAGGCAGATATTGAAAAAATAGCAAATGAAGTAGCAAGTCGAATCGCAGAAGAATTAGCACGTCAAAAACAATTGAGAGGAGCCACTATATGATTAAAAGAAACGAGTTAGTCATAGATGGAATTGGAACTTCTAGTTTTCCTTTTAAGGTGATTGTCCACGAATCGCCTTCTGTTATTCTAGCGGAGAGTAAGACGAGTTTATTAGAACATAAAGGAATGAGTGGCGCTCTTTCGCAAACAAATCGGCACCGTGATTTAATTGAAAAATCATATACGATTTACATTGTTAAGCCCTCAGAAGAACAACTCCATCAATTTATGGGTCTATTTATCAAGGAGCAGTTTTGGCTTGAGAGTGAACGGATGAAAACCACACGTCTTTGGTGTTACCGAGTAAAATGTACTGAGGTAAAACAAGAGAGAGATGGTGTGTATGCGACGAAAGCTACCTTTATTTGTCATCCTACAAAGTTTTTTAAATCAATTGATAGACAAACTTTGACATCAAACGGTGTACTTAGAGTTCAAGGGACGTCTCTAGCGTTCCCCAAAATAACGATAATGGGGAATTCGGCAACTGAGACTCAGTTTACGATTGGAGATCAGGTTATTAAAATTGAAAAACTTACAGAACCTCTTGTGATGGTAAACGAACCAAATAGTCCAAGTTTTCTAACGGTTAGCAAAAAGTACATCAAATGGTCTGGTGATTTTATCACTATTGATCCAAGCGCTAAAAAAGAAGTAGGTGTTGTTCTTGGTAGAGGTATTACTTCATTAAGCTTTGAAACAAATTGGGGGTGGGCTTAAATGTTATTTTTGTTGAACAAAGATATTAGAACTGTAAAGTGGAATGGATTACCTCTTCATGAAACTAGCTCTGCAATTGTAAAAGAAACCCTGAACGGTGATTTCACCTTATCTATTCGCTATCCAATTACCGATTCTGGTATCTATAAACAAATAAAAGAGGATATGCTTATCAAGGCTCCTGTGCCTGTCTTAGGATTCCAGTTATTTCGTATTAAAAAGCCAATTGAAAACGATGATAGTTTGGATATAACCGCCTACCATATTTCAGATGATATTATGCAACGGTCTATTGAACCAATTAGTGTTGCTAATCTTACTTGTGGTATGGCCTTATCCCAAATGGTACAAAATACTAAGACTAATCTTGGTGATTTTTCATTTACGAGCGATGTTACAGATCGCCGAACTTTCAATACAGATGAGGTAAAAACACTTTATGCTGTCTTAATGGATGGTGCTCATTCTATTATAGGAACTTGGGAAGGGGAGTTGATTCGTGACAATTTGGCTCTGACAATCAAGAAGAATAGAGGTGAAAATAGGGGTGTTGTCATAACAACACATAAGAATCTAAAGTCTTACAAGAGAACAAAATCAACTCAATCAATCATTACTCGTATTCATGCAAAATCAACATTTAAACCAGATGGTAAGGATAAAGAACAGACAATTAAAATTACTGTCGACAGTCCTCTAATTACTTACTATCCATATATTAATGAAAAAGAGTATGAAAATAATACTCTTAAAAGCACTGAGGAGTTAAAAAAGTGGGCTGAGGCTAAGTTCAAGAATGAAGGAATTGATAAGTTATCGGATGCTATTACGATTGAAGCCTATGAACTCGATGGGCAGGTTGTACATTTAGGGGATACCGTAAATATCAAGAGTTTGAAACATGGGATCGATATTCCCAAAAAGGCAGTTGCTTATGAATTTGATGCACTGACACAAGAATATATCTCGATTATTTTTGATGATAAACCAATGGTAGGTGCTTCAACTTCAAATAATGCAATTTCAACTGTCGCAAATGAAATTTTAGACTCTAGTTTCACATTACAAGAAGTCACAATTGAAAAAGCTTTGAGAAATGCGAACACAGCATTTGATGCCGAATTCACTAAACAAAAAGAATCAATTCTAGATGATATTGAAAAAGTCAAAGCTAGTGCAGAAGTTTACGCAGATGGTATTCGTCAAGAGATTGAAGGAAAGATTGCTGATGTTGATTCTAAAGTTCTATCTAATGAATTACTTAATGAAAATAGATATAACGATGTATTGGTTAAAGCAAATAGTAGTAGAGATTTAGCTAATCATGCCTTAGAGGTCAGTAAAGAAGTTAAAGAAACTACTAATACAGTGCTAACAGATACCTTAAATTATAAAAAAGAAGCCATTGCAGAAGCAAACCGTTTAGTTGAACTCAGCAAGAATAGCTTATTGAATCAAATTACGACAGTAGAATCTTCAATTGATAAGCTTACGGGTGTTATTACTAACAAGGTTTCAAAGACAGACTTTGATGCTATCAAAAATACCGTAGAGCAACAACGAACGGAAATATCACAAGCCAAGGATAAAATAAATCTAAAAGCTGAAAAGACCTATGTAGAAAATATTAAACAAACAGCTAGTGAAGCACTCCAAAGAATATCAGAGAACGCATTAGCAATATCTAAAACTAAAACTGATTTACAAGTTGCTGCAGATGCTATAAATACTAAAGTATCACAAACAGATTTTAACCAAACGACAAATCGACTTGCTAGTACTGAAACAACAATTAAAATCCAAGCAGGTGAAATAGCCAAACGATTGACCAGTAGTCAGGTAGAAACTGTAATCAATTTAAAAGGATTTCAAACTAAATCAGATGTTGATAAAAATATTTTAGATAGAGGTTATGTAACGAACTCTAGCGTGCAAAACTTAGTTAGAGAAACATCTAATAGTTTCACTCGGACTATTAGTGAAACTAAAGCTTTAATACCAACTAGTGTTTCTCATCGAAACTTAGCATCTGGTTCCAGTGATAGTTGGACTTCATACAAAGAAATAAACTCGAAACTCAATTGGATTCAAACATTAGGAAAAATTCCTTATGGTGATGCGACTGGCATTTATGCAGGGACAAAAATCAACCTATTTGTTTATATTTCTGTCGATAATGTTGTTTTAGATTCAACTGTTACTCCTAGAATTATTTTACAAGGTCCAGGATATAAAAAATCAGATAATAGCGCTGTATGGAGTGTTCATTCTAATCCCTTTCATACCTCTTGGTCTAGCGCCTTAAAAACTGGTACAAACTACCATCTTATTAAAATTTCTCGAATGGTAACAGATGAGATGTTCAATAATTTTAAAAACTTTGAATTACAATTTCGTATTGATGGAGCAAGTTCAGGTAAGTTTCATTGGAGAGCTTTAATGATTACTACTGGAGATATCTTTCCAAATTATTGGACTAAACCTATCGAAGATTTAACAACTGTAACAGCCTTTAACGAGGTAAAAGATACTATAGGTAGCCATACAAGAACTATTAGTGAACAAGGTAAATCAATTAGTCAGATTTTACAAACATCCGAAGGACTGATTACAAGAGTCAGTGATTTAATTGATAACCAAAACTTAGTATACGATCCAACCAATTTTAGTAAATATAAAGAACGTGAACCGAATTCGAATTTAATTATGACTGGAACTAATGAATACAAGTTGCTAAGAATTGCACAAAGTGGCAGGACAACAAATGGTTGGCGTGGTTTCCAAATGCCTCTTCATAGTCAAAAATTTGTTGCTGGTGAGAAACTTTCTTATAGGGTCAATTTATGGATAGATGTACTACCTGATGGAAAAGTTGGTTTTGAAATTAAATCAGGTAACTCAATAGGAGGTTTCACCATTAGTCCGACTAGAACGGGCGCAGCTCAAATTTTTACAGGAACTTTTACGATAAATAAAACCGTGACAAAAACAGATGATTTTGGGCTTCATATTTGGCTAGAAAAGAACGGCACTGTGGCAGTTGGCCAAATTTCAATTGTTCGAGGTAGTCAGCCACCTAATAACTTTGTAGATAGTACATCGTTTCAACAAATTGCAACAGAAAGTCTTGTTCAGCAACATCAAGGTTCCTATTCGATTCAAAATTTAACTAATGCAGGCTCTTTAATTTCAGGTATTAATCTAGGCGCGAATGGAATCAATAGAATCATTGGTAAGGCAACTCATATCACTGGGGATACTTTAATTGATAGAGCAGTCATTAAATCAGGAATGATTGATAAATTAAAGACATCAAACTTTGAATCTGGTTCAGTAACTACTATGGTATTAGCGTCAAATTCAGTAACTGCAGATAAAATTGTTGTGGATCAAGCGTTTTTTAATAAGTTAGTTGCAAATGAAGCTTATTTACGACAGCTGTTTGCTAAGAATGCTTTTATCAATAGTGTACAAAGTGTTAGGATTGATGCTAGTCAAATAAAGTCAGGCTTACTAAGTGGTGACAGAATTCAGGGTGGCACAATAACTGGAACCACAATTTCTGGTGGATTATTAACTGGAGAAACAAAAATTAAGTTAGGTGCTTATGGTTCATTTGACGCTATCAACGGTGGATTACAGATTAATGTTCCTCGTCAGTTTAATTCTAAAGATGGTTTAGGCGTACAATTTATAGGTTCTTATGGCCGAGGAGACAATGTTCCTTACGGCTTATTTATTTACAAAGATTCAGATTTTACTACTGGAAACACTGCAAGTGATAGTGATGATTTTCTATTGACGGTCGAAGGATACATTAAGGCAAAAGGAATTGGCTGGTTAAAGTACGGCAAAAGTAGCATTAATGGCTCAACTACAGGAACTATTAGTTATTGGAATTCTAATAATGTGTCTCTAGACTTTGGTGGATCAGGAAATGATATTTACTACTCATATAACGGAAATGCTTATAGCTTATGGCAAATTGTTAACCAACATTTTTCTGATAAAAACTTAAAAGAGAATATAGGCTTATCTAACTATAAAGCACTCGATTTTATCAAAAGATTTCAATTTAAAGAGTATGACTGGAAGAAAATAGGGAATCGTATTCAAAAGGCTCATACCAAAATTGGACTCATCGCTCAAGATGTTCAACAAATTGACTCGTCACTTGTGTATGAAAATGGTGGTTTTCTGAATCTTGATAATACAAGATTAACGAATATCGCTTTAAAAGGAATTCAAGAGTTAATACTTGATATTCGAAAATTAAATAAACGATTGGAGATGTTAGAAGATGAACACAGATTTAATCCATCAATTAGCAATGGAGTCGTTGACTAAGAAACTAGCACAAACCGAAGGTCAAGCAGCACAAAATGAGGCTCTTTATTTGGTTGTTGCAAGCGAATTGCAGTTAATGAAAGATGTATTAGAATACGACTCAGACCTAAAAGACTTATTTGAGGAAGTAAAAACTAAAAGAGAGAAAGGAGAAAGTTAATGGCATTAGAAATTACTAAAACAACACGTTTGGTTGGAAATTTGAAGATTGGCGATGAAGTAGTTAAGCAGTATACTGTTGATGTTGATGAACATGGTGTTTCTACAGTATCTGAGTTTCTCTATCATTCAGAGCTCTATGCGGAGCATCGTCTCGAAATGAGAAACCAAGAAAAATTGTTCCGAGATAAACGATATGAATTAGAAGATGCTGTTTTAGCTGAAATTGAGTCAAATAAAAAAGAACAATAGGGAGTATTAAAAATGGATATTGAATTGTTTAATTTTTTAAGAAAGCTCATCGAAACAGAAGATGGGCTTATTTTGTATGCGTTAGCGTTAATTGTCATCATGGAAATTGTAGACTTTGCATCAGGCACATTTGCTGCAATTGTAAATCCTGATGTTGAGTATAAAAGTAGAATTGGAATCAATGGATTAATTCGAAAAGTCTTAGGGATTTTTATGTTACTGTTATTGATTCCGATGTCTGTTTTGTTGCCTGAAAAAACTGGATTTATGTTTCTGTATTCGATTTATATCGGATACCTAGTTTTTACTTTCCAATCACTAATTGAGAACTATCAAAAAGTAAAAGGGAATATTCTACTTTTTAAACCAATTTTAAAAGCTTTTGAACATCTAACTGAAGGAAAGTCTAACGATGATAAGGAGGATAATCATGGAAGTTGATAAAAGTAGATTACGAACAAATCTTCCTCAAATCGGTGAGCAACCCTATCGACAAGTTCATGCTCACTCTACAGGTAATCCTAACTCAACAGCACAAAATGAAGCGGATTACCATTTGCGTCGTCCAGTTGAGTCAGGATTTTTCTCCCATGTGGTAGGGAATGGTCGTATCATGCAAACTTGGTTAGTAGACCGAGGCGCTTATGATGTTGGTGGCGGATGGAATGTTGAAGGTTACGCTCAAGTTGAACTAATAGAAAGTCATGAATCTAAAGAAGAATTCATGAGAGATTATCGACTTTATGTCAATCTATTACGTGAGTTAGCTGACGAGGCTGGAATCCCTAAAACTCTAGATTCTAGTAGTCTTGCTGGGATTAAAACTCATCAATTTTGTACTTACAATCAACCAAATAATGGAAGTGATCATGTAGATCCCTATCCATACCTTGCAAAATGGGGCATCAGTAGAGAACAGTTTAAGAAAGATATTGAATCTGGTCTAACTGAAGGAAACTGGAAACGAAACGAAGTTGGTTGGTGGTGGGAAGAAGCAGATGGCTCTTATCCAAAATCTCAATGGAAAAATATCAAAGGAGAATGGTTCTACTTTGATAATAGAGGCTACTGTTTCATCAATAAATGGTTCAATGATGGCAAGGATTGGTTTTATTTAGATAAGCGTGGTGCCATGGTTACTGGTTGGATGCATATCGATCATCGTTGGTACTATTTTAAGTCGGATGGTAGAATGGCTAAAGGTTGGGTAAAATATCGTGAAACTTGGTATTACTTGGATGAAAAAGATGGGGATATGAAATCTAAGCAATTTATTAAATCAGGAAACGGATGGTACTATCTCAAGTCTGATGGTTCGTTATCAGTAAAACCAGAATTTACGATTGAACCTGATGGTTTGATTACTACTAACTAAGAGTTTGTAGATACTACTCTTAAAATAAATCTTTAAACAAAATAAACCACCGAAGTTGGTGGTTCATGTGGTATAATATCTATTGTAGATAAGTGAAGACGGTGGCTCCTTATACCGAAAGAGAGGTGATGCCTATGGGCAGTTCATCAAAATCTGACGGAAAGGAGGGGCACTCTTTTGACCGCATTTGAAGTTGTACAGACAATACTTGGTTTTGGTAGTTTTGCCATTACTTTGATTGGCTTGTGCTATAAAATCTTCAAAGACAAGGACAAAAAATAATCCGTCCCCACTTTTGAGCGAGTAGGACGGATTAAATCTGTTATACGAGCTACCGTCTTTTTAACGGTTCTACGTTGGAGTTGAGTTGGTAGCTCAGCTCCTTTTTCTATGTTTATTATAACATATTGCGATTAAATTTCAAATAAAAAATCTAAGCCTGGTGAAGTACATCAGGCTTTTTCTTTTTGATTTTTTCTTAAAACCGGAAAAATCTATCTTGAAAGTACCTATTTAGGTAAGAGGACAATAAAGACATTTTGTTAAAGTACAGGGTTGCTGATTACTTGACTAATAAAGCGTTTAGAGGGATATATAGTGTGTAAAAACTTCTTGTAGGAGGAAAAATGAATATAAGAAAAATTGAAGCAAAGAATAACAAAAGAAAAAAGAGAATTTGTGCATATGTTCGAGTTTCTACAACCAACGGAAGTCAACTTGATTCGCTAGAGAATCAAAAAGTCTCTTTTGAAAAGTTGTATGCTGAACGTGATGATGTTGAGTTTTTGGGTGTTTTTTGTGACAAAGGGATTTCAGGTTCAAAGTATGATAGACCTAATTTTCAAACTATGCTAGATGCTTGTAGAAAAGGACAAATTGACGTTATCCATACTAAGTCAATATCAAGGTTTGCAAGAGATCTCATCAATGTTCTTGAAATCAGTCGAGAATTAAAAACTCTTGGTATTGATATCTTTTTTGAAGAGCAGAATATCCACACTTTATCCAATGAAGGTGAAGTTGTCTTGACTGTGTTAGCAAGTTTGGCTGAGGAAGAGTTACAAAGCATGAGCGGAAACCAACGATGGAGTTTTCGTAGAAAGTTCCAGAAGGGAGAATTACTCATTAATGCTAAACGGTTTTTAGGGTATGATTTAAACGAAAAAGGTGAACTTGTTATAAACAAAGCAGAAGCCCAAATAGTAAGAACCATCTTTTATAGTTATTTAGAAGGAATGGGTACACATAGGATTGCTAAAAAACTTAACGAGGTCAAGGTTCCAACTGTAACAGGAAAGAAATGGTATGACAGCACAATTCGTAATATCTTAAAAAACGAAAAATACAAAGGCTCTTTACTACTTCAAAAATACTTTCATGACGGTGTAAACGGTCCAAAGAAATTAAATCAAGGACAGGTTGAACAATACTATATCGAAGATAATCATGAAGGAATTGTTTCTAAGGAAATATGGGAGAAGGTTCAGGTAAAAATGAAAAGCCGTTCTCGGATCCAAGGTACAAATAAAACCTATAAATTTTCCAGAATGTTAAAATGCCAATATTGTGGTTCAACATTAAAAAGACAGGTATCTTATAAGAAAAAGATTGTTTGGTGTTGTTCCAAATATATCAAAGAAGGAAAAAATTCATGTAAAGGTATGAGAGTCCCTGAAATGGATATTGAAGATTGGAAACTAAGTTTACCAGTAATTGTGTTAGAAAGGATAGAAGATGGAGAAAAACATTACGGTTATACCGGCCAAAAAACCTCAGCAAACGGTCATATCTCAAACTCGGAAAAAAATCAGAGTAGCCGCTTATTGTCGAGTGTCTACAGACCAAGACGAACAGCTATCAAGTTATGAGAATCAGGTTAATTATTACCGTGAATACATCTTAAAACATGAAGATTATGAGTTAGTAGACATCTATGCGGATGAAGGGATCTCCGCAACTAATACAAAAAAACGTGATGCTTTTAACCGCCTAATACAAGATTGTAGAGGTGGTAAGGTGGATAGAATTTTAGTTAAATCTATTAGTAGATTTGCGAGAAATACATTGGACTGCATCAAATATGTAAGAGAACTGAAAGAACTAGGCATTGGAGTAACGTTTGAAAAAGAGAATATTGATAGTCTAGATTCAAAAGGAGAAGTACTACTTACCATTCTATCGTCACTCGCACAGGATGAATCGAGATCCATTTCAGAAAACTCAACTTGGGGAATTCGTAAGAAATTTGAGCGTGGTGTAGTTCAAGTAAACACTACAAATTTTATGGGATATGACAAAGATGAAAAAGGAAATCTCATTATAAACCATGAACAAGCTAATGTCGTAAGGTATATATTTGATAGATTTCTAGAAGGATACAGTCCAGAATTTATTTCCAAAGAGTTAAGAGAACAGGAAATACCAGGTTGCACAGGTAAAGCAAAGTGGTGCCCAAGTGCTATATGGAAAATGCTTCAAAATGAAAAATACAAGGGTGATGCTTTGCTTCAGAAAACCTATACCGTTGATTTCCTGACGAAGAAAAGAATTGATAATGATGGACAAGTTAATCAATACTATATCGAGAACAATCATGAACCAATCTTAGATAGAGAAAAGTGGGAGATTGTTCAGTTAGAAATAGCAAGAAGAAAGAAGTTTAGAGAACAACATAATCTCCAATTTTATATCATGCAGAAAGAAAACAATCCCTTTACAACAAAAGTATTTTGCGCAGAGTGTGGTTCAGCATTTGGTAGAAAAAATTGGACTACAAGTCGTGGTAAACGGAAGGTATGGCAATGTAATAACCGGTACAAGGTCAAGGGACATATTGGTTGTCAGAACAACCATATCGATGAAGAAATGCTTGAAAAAGCTTTTATGAAAGCAGTTGGACTACTTCAAAAGCATAGATCCGATGTGGTAGATAAGTGGCAAAAGCTAGAGCAAGGGGCAAATCTTCTCCATAAGCACTATGCAAAGCAGATGTATCAGATTCTAGATTTAGATAAATTTGATGGAGCTATCATGAATCAAGTTCTCGACCACATAAATATTTCAGAAGATGGAAAAATTGTAGTAACTTTCCTTGAAGGAACTGGGGTAGATTTATAAGAGACTGTGACTGGGAAGTTGCAGTTTTTTTAGGGGTTTAATGGTATAATGAGATTATAAATGTGGGTATTGTTTAAATTCTCTGGAGGACACAGAATGTTGAATTTAGTAAAAGGTCACCAAGTTAGCTTGGTAGAAAACCTGTTTGAATCATTTACAAAGTTAAATGAACATCTTTTGATAGCGAATGTACACGCAGAAAAAATATTAGAGGTTTTTCAACACTTTATTGCGAATCATGACGAGCCCTTGTTTTTTATTTTGGAATTGCCTGTCAGTATTGATAGAGAAAAAGTGATAGCAAAGAATATTATTAAGGAATCCCATAAGGATGTTTATTATATTGATGGTTGTTCAAGAGAAGAATGTCTAGCACTGTTGATTAGATACGGTGATTTACTTGTAAATGATGGATTAAGTAAGTTTGGATTTGGTGGACATAAAAGTCACGATGAAATCATGCTTGATAGCTATAATGTTGTGACAATTTATAGTAAAGAACTATCGAAATTTAATGACTTTTTTGAACCTCATAATATTCAATTTGTAGAAGAACTAGTGACAGCTTGGAAAACTTTTTCTAAGACCTCACCAGGAATCTCTGAAATCTATGAAAGTAATGGAAAAACTGTTTATGATTTGCCTACAGAATTAGCTGAATGGGGAATATATTTAGCTGAAACTCGAACAGAATAGGGATTTCAATAGGATTAGAAAGAGAATATTTCTATTCCTCTAATACCCCAAATTTAACTTTAGTAAATTTATAGAAGGAAAAGCTAGATGTAAGCACACGTTGATGTGTGAGTATTGCTCGTGAATGATAAAAGATAGGGTATAATTCATTACACTGTTTTTGGATAAATATTGTTAGACTGTAACTTTTATGTTGCAATTTTTCAATTTATACATGGTATAATTAAAATAATAAAATAAAGAGGATTTTTTATGAGTAAAGAATTAGTATTTCAAAGTGTAGAATCACTACAACAAGTTGTAAACGTAATTAATGAGAGGCTGCGGCAGCTCTTAATGATAAAACACGTACAATAAGAGAGAGTCCAATCCCAGAAGTGTTAGCTGGAGCATTGGGAGCAGGTATTGGTGGCATAGGTTCATTTGCAGCTCTTTATGGTTTAGGTACTGTAGGGTTATCAGCTGTTGGTATTACTTCTGGTCTTGCAACTATTGGCAGTGTTGTTGGAGGTGGTATGGTAGCTGGAGTGTTTGTAATGGCTGCTCCAAATGACTAACTTTATATCAACAGGTAATACTTATTGGATTTCAGATGAAGAAATTCAAATTCTCGAAAAGAACGCCACTAATGGAGATAAAAACTCAGCATTCAAATTATATCAATACCATATGTTTGTATCTTTAGACCAAGATTTGGAATATAAAATGGCTAGAGATCGCAGCAAAAAATGGACATCCAATTGCCCAATCCAATTTAGCTGATTTATTTTTCACACAAGACAATAAAGAAAAAGCCATATTTTGGGCTAAAAAGGCACATAGAAATGGTGCCACAATACCAGAAGAATTAAAAATACTAATAAATATCAGTTAATTAATAAGTTTGAGCAGATTATTG
This genomic stretch from Streptococcus sp. 1643 harbors:
- a CDS encoding phage tail protein — translated: MIKRNELVIDGIGTSSFPFKVIVHESPSVILAESKTSLLEHKGMSGALSQTNRHRDLIEKSYTIYIVKPSEEQLHQFMGLFIKEQFWLESERMKTTRLWCYRVKCTEVKQERDGVYATKATFICHPTKFFKSIDRQTLTSNGVLRVQGTSLAFPKITIMGNSATETQFTIGDQVIKIEKLTEPLVMVNEPNSPSFLTVSKKYIKWSGDFITIDPSAKKEVGVVLGRGITSLSFETNWGWA
- a CDS encoding phage tail spike protein produces the protein MLFLLNKDIRTVKWNGLPLHETSSAIVKETLNGDFTLSIRYPITDSGIYKQIKEDMLIKAPVPVLGFQLFRIKKPIENDDSLDITAYHISDDIMQRSIEPISVANLTCGMALSQMVQNTKTNLGDFSFTSDVTDRRTFNTDEVKTLYAVLMDGAHSIIGTWEGELIRDNLALTIKKNRGENRGVVITTHKNLKSYKRTKSTQSIITRIHAKSTFKPDGKDKEQTIKITVDSPLITYYPYINEKEYENNTLKSTEELKKWAEAKFKNEGIDKLSDAITIEAYELDGQVVHLGDTVNIKSLKHGIDIPKKAVAYEFDALTQEYISIIFDDKPMVGASTSNNAISTVANEILDSSFTLQEVTIEKALRNANTAFDAEFTKQKESILDDIEKVKASAEVYADGIRQEIEGKIADVDSKVLSNELLNENRYNDVLVKANSSRDLANHALEVSKEVKETTNTVLTDTLNYKKEAIAEANRLVELSKNSLLNQITTVESSIDKLTGVITNKVSKTDFDAIKNTVEQQRTEISQAKDKINLKAEKTYVENIKQTASEALQRISENALAISKTKTDLQVAADAINTKVSQTDFNQTTNRLASTETTIKIQAGEIAKRLTSSQVETVINLKGFQTKSDVDKNILDRGYVTNSSVQNLVRETSNSFTRTISETKALIPTSVSHRNLASGSSDSWTSYKEINSKLNWIQTLGKIPYGDATGIYAGTKINLFVYISVDNVVLDSTVTPRIILQGPGYKKSDNSAVWSVHSNPFHTSWSSALKTGTNYHLIKISRMVTDEMFNNFKNFELQFRIDGASSGKFHWRALMITTGDIFPNYWTKPIEDLTTVTAFNEVKDTIGSHTRTISEQGKSISQILQTSEGLITRVSDLIDNQNLVYDPTNFSKYKEREPNSNLIMTGTNEYKLLRIAQSGRTTNGWRGFQMPLHSQKFVAGEKLSYRVNLWIDVLPDGKVGFEIKSGNSIGGFTISPTRTGAAQIFTGTFTINKTVTKTDDFGLHIWLEKNGTVAVGQISIVRGSQPPNNFVDSTSFQQIATESLVQQHQGSYSIQNLTNAGSLISGINLGANGINRIIGKATHITGDTLIDRAVIKSGMIDKLKTSNFESGSVTTMVLASNSVTADKIVVDQAFFNKLVANEAYLRQLFAKNAFINSVQSVRIDASQIKSGLLSGDRIQGGTITGTTISGGLLTGETKIKLGAYGSFDAINGGLQINVPRQFNSKDGLGVQFIGSYGRGDNVPYGLFIYKDSDFTTGNTASDSDDFLLTVEGYIKAKGIGWLKYGKSSINGSTTGTISYWNSNNVSLDFGGSGNDIYYSYNGNAYSLWQIVNQHFSDKNLKENIGLSNYKALDFIKRFQFKEYDWKKIGNRIQKAHTKIGLIAQDVQQIDSSLVYENGGFLNLDNTRLTNIALKGIQELILDIRKLNKRLEMLEDEHRFNPSISNGVVD
- a CDS encoding phage holin family protein — its product is MDIELFNFLRKLIETEDGLILYALALIVIMEIVDFASGTFAAIVNPDVEYKSRIGINGLIRKVLGIFMLLLLIPMSVLLPEKTGFMFLYSIYIGYLVFTFQSLIENYQKVKGNILLFKPILKAFEHLTEGKSNDDKEDNHGS
- a CDS encoding N-acetylmuramoyl-L-alanine amidase family protein, coding for MEVDKSRLRTNLPQIGEQPYRQVHAHSTGNPNSTAQNEADYHLRRPVESGFFSHVVGNGRIMQTWLVDRGAYDVGGGWNVEGYAQVELIESHESKEEFMRDYRLYVNLLRELADEAGIPKTLDSSSLAGIKTHQFCTYNQPNNGSDHVDPYPYLAKWGISREQFKKDIESGLTEGNWKRNEVGWWWEEADGSYPKSQWKNIKGEWFYFDNRGYCFINKWFNDGKDWFYLDKRGAMVTGWMHIDHRWYYFKSDGRMAKGWVKYRETWYYLDEKDGDMKSKQFIKSGNGWYYLKSDGSLSVKPEFTIEPDGLITTN
- a CDS encoding putative holin-like toxin; translated protein: MTERRGTLLTAFEVVQTILGFGSFAITLIGLCYKIFKDKDKK
- a CDS encoding recombinase family protein, which produces MNIRKIEAKNNKRKKRICAYVRVSTTNGSQLDSLENQKVSFEKLYAERDDVEFLGVFCDKGISGSKYDRPNFQTMLDACRKGQIDVIHTKSISRFARDLINVLEISRELKTLGIDIFFEEQNIHTLSNEGEVVLTVLASLAEEELQSMSGNQRWSFRRKFQKGELLINAKRFLGYDLNEKGELVINKAEAQIVRTIFYSYLEGMGTHRIAKKLNEVKVPTVTGKKWYDSTIRNILKNEKYKGSLLLQKYFHDGVNGPKKLNQGQVEQYYIEDNHEGIVSKEIWEKVQVKMKSRSRIQGTNKTYKFSRMLKCQYCGSTLKRQVSYKKKIVWCCSKYIKEGKNSCKGMRVPEMDIEDWKLSLPVIVLERIEDGEKHYGYTGQKTSANGHISNSEKNQSSRLLSSVYRPRRTAIKL
- a CDS encoding recombinase family protein is translated as MSTDQDEQLSSYENQVNYYREYILKHEDYELVDIYADEGISATNTKKRDAFNRLIQDCRGGKVDRILVKSISRFARNTLDCIKYVRELKELGIGVTFEKENIDSLDSKGEVLLTILSSLAQDESRSISENSTWGIRKKFERGVVQVNTTNFMGYDKDEKGNLIINHEQANVVRYIFDRFLEGYSPEFISKELREQEIPGCTGKAKWCPSAIWKMLQNEKYKGDALLQKTYTVDFLTKKRIDNDGQVNQYYIENNHEPILDREKWEIVQLEIARRKKFREQHNLQFYIMQKENNPFTTKVFCAECGSAFGRKNWTTSRGKRKVWQCNNRYKVKGHIGCQNNHIDEEMLEKAFMKAVGLLQKHRSDVVDKWQKLEQGANLLHKHYAKQMYQILDLDKFDGAIMNQVLDHINISEDGKIVVTFLEGTGVDL